One stretch of Halapricum desulfuricans DNA includes these proteins:
- a CDS encoding universal stress protein gives MTTYLLASASVHTTAAVCDYLSDRLTDDDTVMILGVVEPETPQRDVGDAINVARARLAAATVWTEQREGDPVGEILELAADVDADELLVGRRSGDPERESAGLGSTAAAVAGEADRPVVVVPV, from the coding sequence ATGACCACGTATCTCCTCGCAAGCGCGTCGGTCCACACGACAGCAGCGGTCTGTGACTACCTATCCGACCGACTCACTGACGACGACACGGTGATGATACTCGGCGTCGTCGAGCCGGAAACCCCGCAACGGGATGTCGGCGACGCGATCAACGTTGCGCGCGCGCGTCTCGCTGCAGCGACTGTCTGGACCGAGCAGCGCGAGGGCGACCCGGTCGGGGAGATCCTCGAGCTGGCGGCCGACGTCGACGCCGACGAGCTCCTCGTCGGTCGACGGAGCGGCGATCCCGAACGGGAAAGCGCGGGTCTCGGGAGTACCGCGGCGGCCGTCGCCGGCGAAGCCGACCGGCCGGTCGTGGTCGTCCCGGTGTGA
- a CDS encoding bifunctional nuclease family protein produces the protein MEHEATVEGIGVGVGEEGAGAPVVLLRAGGQYVPIFVSADQAQSMQLAIDEEPFERPLTHDLLIEMLSEFGGAIDRVRIDDLADGTFYAKIDAEQYNEGSRKDAVFDARPSDGIAIALRVDCPIIVDDGVVEAAGRPPESFEVEDEEPEEFGGEELDDLKEEDDEFGGFGDDPDEFGR, from the coding sequence ATGGAACACGAGGCGACAGTCGAGGGGATCGGCGTCGGGGTCGGGGAGGAAGGAGCCGGCGCGCCCGTCGTCCTGTTGCGGGCCGGCGGGCAGTACGTGCCGATCTTCGTCAGCGCCGATCAGGCCCAGTCGATGCAGCTGGCGATCGACGAGGAGCCCTTCGAGCGACCGCTGACACACGACCTGCTGATCGAGATGCTCTCGGAGTTCGGCGGCGCGATCGATCGCGTCCGGATCGACGACCTGGCGGACGGCACCTTCTACGCGAAGATCGACGCCGAACAGTACAACGAGGGGTCACGGAAAGACGCCGTCTTCGACGCGCGACCGAGCGACGGGATCGCGATCGCGCTGCGAGTCGACTGTCCGATCATCGTCGACGACGGAGTCGTCGAGGCGGCCGGCCGACCGCCGGAATCGTTCGAGGTCGAGGACGAGGAACCCGAGGAGTTCGGCGGCGAGGAACTCGACGACCTCAAGGAGGAAGACGACGAGTTCGGCGGGTTCGGCGACGACCCGGACGAGTTCGGGCGCTGA
- a CDS encoding DNA polymerase V family protein, whose amino-acid sequence MNLTKIAGIALAVVLVAGGTAAALPGNATGASDAPTDGPTIEQPNATADADDANETAADADDADETAEAGSERGPPADRGPDADRGPHASDDRGPNADHERGPPTDMPEQVPDFVTEIHETINQFLDGELEGDLGSAIAEITPDDGDSDDQTEDESDDQTEDESDDQTDADEQDDSEDQTGDEQRDDETADSDNQTDADDTVES is encoded by the coding sequence ATGAATCTCACAAAGATCGCAGGCATCGCCCTCGCAGTGGTGCTCGTCGCCGGCGGTACGGCGGCGGCCCTGCCGGGCAACGCCACAGGCGCGAGCGACGCGCCCACGGACGGACCGACGATTGAACAGCCGAACGCCACGGCCGACGCGGACGACGCCAACGAGACGGCGGCCGACGCGGACGACGCCGACGAGACGGCTGAAGCCGGGTCCGAGCGCGGACCGCCGGCTGACCGCGGTCCGGACGCCGATCGTGGCCCGCACGCGAGTGACGACCGCGGTCCGAACGCCGACCACGAACGTGGCCCGCCGACCGATATGCCCGAGCAGGTCCCCGACTTCGTGACCGAGATCCACGAAACGATCAACCAGTTCCTCGACGGCGAACTGGAGGGCGACCTCGGCTCGGCGATCGCCGAGATCACGCCGGACGACGGCGATAGCGACGACCAGACCGAAGACGAGAGCGACGACCAGACCGAAGACGAGAGCGACGACCAGACCGACGCGGACGAGCAAGACGACAGCGAGGATCAGACTGGAGACGAGCAGCGCGACGACGAAACCGCAGACAGCGACAATCAGACCGACGCGGACGACACCGTCGAGAGCTAG
- a CDS encoding DUF3194 domain-containing protein, translating into MVEDSEVVKTAADAAENVIFSRSDRSVVDDLDITVTFEEGVLEVDVYLDVADDRIDDRQLADDAALAARAAVDELFS; encoded by the coding sequence ATGGTCGAGGACAGCGAAGTCGTCAAGACAGCCGCCGACGCGGCTGAGAACGTCATTTTTTCGCGCAGTGACCGCTCGGTAGTCGACGACCTCGACATCACCGTGACCTTCGAGGAGGGCGTGCTCGAAGTCGACGTCTATCTCGACGTCGCGGACGACCGGATCGACGATCGGCAACTCGCCGACGACGCCGCGCTGGCCGCGCGGGCCGCCGTCGACGAGCTGTTTTCCTAG
- a CDS encoding prefoldin subunit beta: MQGNLPPEAQEKLEELQDLQETAQQVATQKQQAETQLSEAESALDALEDIDEDTGMYRQVGELLVESDYDEAYDDLEEKVDNLGVRVETLEKQEERVQEQFEELQQELQQMLGGGGGGGAGGPSPDIGPGGD, from the coding sequence ATGCAGGGTAATCTGCCGCCTGAAGCACAGGAGAAACTCGAGGAACTGCAGGATCTGCAGGAGACGGCCCAGCAGGTCGCCACGCAGAAACAGCAGGCCGAGACCCAGCTCTCGGAGGCCGAGAGCGCGCTCGACGCGCTGGAGGACATCGACGAGGACACGGGCATGTACCGACAGGTCGGCGAGCTGCTCGTCGAGAGCGACTACGACGAGGCCTACGACGACCTCGAAGAGAAGGTCGACAACCTCGGAGTCCGCGTCGAGACCCTCGAGAAACAGGAAGAACGCGTCCAGGAACAGTTCGAAGAACTCCAGCAGGAGCTCCAGCAGATGCTCGGCGGCGGTGGCGGCGGCGGTGCTGGCGGCCCGAGCCCCGACATCGGTCCCGGCGGCGACTGA